Genomic window (Vibrio sp. NTOU-M3):
ACCTAATTGTTTAAGGCGTATTGCCAGTTGCATGCGCTCCATTTGCACGTCATCAACAAGCAATATCCGCATGGAAGAACCTGTTATCTCCACGATCACCCCTCATAAACATTGTATATTTGCTGACAATATCAGATAAATCAGCTGTTTAATCTTAAGGATACGCCAGAGTTCGGCAATCATCCAGCAAGGTTGACTTTTATCAGATTTTTTTTAGCATAGCGTTTTTAAGTAATGAGATTGAGACTATGTCTGACGTTAATCAAACTGAGCAAGAGAAAGTGGACTTAGAAGCCATTTCCCCAGAACTTCGTCAAGTAATTGAATTTGATGGTGTTCATGAATCTATGTACCCAATGGTGACCTCTATTCACCAAGTATCTGAAGAAGCGGTACGAGAATCTTGGGAGGAGTTACCAAAGAGCGCTCAAAATATTCTAGACAATTTTGAGCAATTCCACGCCTTGGTTTCTGTCAGTCAGGCATTTGCGGGCTTAAATGTAATGGAAGAGTTCCCAACTCTTAACTTACCAGAAGGCATGACAGAAGAAGAGAAAGAAGAATACCGTGCGACATTGCTCGATCAGGTTCTACACAATTGTGTGAAAGACATGGTCAAACAAATTAAAAAAGCACGTCGTGACCCAATTTTAAAACGTGACTTTACTGACGTTTTCGAAAAATAATTAAAAAAGCCGCGCACAGCGGCTTTTTTAATGTGATAACGCAATATCTCGCTGCGTTACACTCACCCCTTTAACCTGAGCATAGACACGTTGCCCTTTCTTCAAGCTCAGCTCTTCTAGCGCCCATGTGGTGATGGTGGCAGCAAGATAGCAGTTTGGCCCAAGCTCCAGCCCGATAGAGACACTTTGTTTGTTTCCTGTATGGCTCAATATCTCGATACTGTGAATCGAACATTTCAAAACATTTCGTATTGATGTTTGTTCAGGCTCGACTAGTGTAATAGACACATCACTGGCTTTGACTTGCAGCCGAACTTTAGTTTCAGGCGCATTATTGATTCTTTGAACCCAAAGAGCCGCATCGGTCGTTAACTCAATCAGTGATAAGCCATAACGCTCACTATGTTTGAGCACTTTGCCTTCAAATAAAGAGCTTTGATCTGAAAAAGATTGCCACGGTCTCATTGCGTGTGATGACCAGACTTTTTCTATTGGTCCGCTCTGGACTACCTCGCCTTTTTCCACAACAACAAGATGATTGGCCAAACGTAAAATCTCGTTCATGCTGTGAGTGACGTATAAAATGGGAACATTCACGGTATTCGCCAACTCTTCAAGAAAAGGCAGTACTTCTCTTTTTCTTGGCAGGTCCAAAGACGCTAATGGCTCATCCATCAGCAGCACTTCCGGCTTAGTTAATAACGCTCTACCAATTGCAACACGCTGCTTTTCCCCACCAGACAACTCAATCGGATACCGATCTAATAACTTATCAAGCGCAAGTAAGGCTGTAATTTGCGAAAAATGGACATCATCTTTGCCTTTTGCGCCATAAAGCAAGTTGCTCTTTACCTTCATATGAGGAAACAGGCGAGATTCCTGAAAAACGTATCCAATTTTTCTTTTGTGGACAGGCACATTGATACCATCTGTTGAGCAAAATAAGATTTTGTCTGAAATAGTCACTTTGCCAGATGCTGGCGTAGATAAGCCAGCAATCACATTGATTAGCGATGTTTTACCTGCACCTGAACGACCAAATATTGCGGTAATGCCAGTTGGTGGAAGCGTAAGATCAACAGAAAAATCCGTATCTCCTAATGTTTGGGTAAATTGGACCAATATGTTTGACATAATTACTTTGTCCCCAAACGTTGCATGGTTCGTTTTGCTAGCAAATCGGAAATCAACAATGATGCCAATGCGATCAAAATAGAAATGATGCATAACCGCATCGTCGCTTCTTCAGCTCCCGGAGTTTCAATGAAACTGTACATCGCAAGTGGTATGGTTTGTGTTTCACCTGGAATATTAGAAACAAAGCTGATGGTTGCCCCAAATTCGCCCAAGCTGCGAGCGAAAGAAAGCATCGTACCCGAAATGATTCCCGGAATTGTGAGTGGTAAGGTAATGGTAAAGAATATTTTTAAAGGTGACGCGCCCAATGTTGCAGCTGCTTGTTCAAGTTTAGGGTCAACATTTTCCAAACTCAGGCGTATTGCACGGACCATTAAAGGCAATGCAACGACCACACATGCGAGCACTGCCCCTTTCCAACTGAAACTAAAACTGATGCCAAAAAGATCGTTTATCAACTGCCCTAAATAACCCTGTCGTCCCATTGAGATAAGCAGCAAATATCCAACAACAACTGGCGGAAGAACCAAGGGAAGATGAATAATGCTATCTAGCAAGCTTTTTCCAAAAAAATTCTTTCTAGCCAGAAGCCACGCGAATGCAACTCCGAGTGGAATAAGCCAAATAATCGCATACAAAGCGACTTTTAAGCTAAGTACGATAGCTTCGTATTCATAATCCGTTAGCAAATCCATGACTAGTTAAATCCATATTGAATAAAAATATCTTTCGCTTCTTCACTAAATAAATAGTTGGCAAACTCCGTTGTCGTCTTTGT
Coding sequences:
- a CDS encoding DUF3069 domain-containing protein, with product MSDVNQTEQEKVDLEAISPELRQVIEFDGVHESMYPMVTSIHQVSEEAVRESWEELPKSAQNILDNFEQFHALVSVSQAFAGLNVMEEFPTLNLPEGMTEEEKEEYRATLLDQVLHNCVKDMVKQIKKARRDPILKRDFTDVFEK
- the modC gene encoding molybdenum ABC transporter ATP-binding protein ModC, which encodes MSNILVQFTQTLGDTDFSVDLTLPPTGITAIFGRSGAGKTSLINVIAGLSTPASGKVTISDKILFCSTDGINVPVHKRKIGYVFQESRLFPHMKVKSNLLYGAKGKDDVHFSQITALLALDKLLDRYPIELSGGEKQRVAIGRALLTKPEVLLMDEPLASLDLPRKREVLPFLEELANTVNVPILYVTHSMNEILRLANHLVVVEKGEVVQSGPIEKVWSSHAMRPWQSFSDQSSLFEGKVLKHSERYGLSLIELTTDAALWVQRINNAPETKVRLQVKASDVSITLVEPEQTSIRNVLKCSIHSIEILSHTGNKQSVSIGLELGPNCYLAATITTWALEELSLKKGQRVYAQVKGVSVTQRDIALSH
- the modB gene encoding molybdate ABC transporter permease subunit; this encodes MLTDYEYEAIVLSLKVALYAIIWLIPLGVAFAWLLARKNFFGKSLLDSIIHLPLVLPPVVVGYLLLISMGRQGYLGQLINDLFGISFSFSWKGAVLACVVVALPLMVRAIRLSLENVDPKLEQAAATLGASPLKIFFTITLPLTIPGIISGTMLSFARSLGEFGATISFVSNIPGETQTIPLAMYSFIETPGAEEATMRLCIISILIALASLLISDLLAKRTMQRLGTK